In the Phytoactinopolyspora mesophila genome, GCCCGGGAGAGCTTCTCCCAGTCCTTCTTGGTGGGATTGCGCCCGTTGGGGAGGTTGTCGAGCGCGGTTTTGATCTCGGCGAGGGGGATGCCGACGCGCTGGGCTATCCGGATCAGCGCGACCCGGCGCAATGTGGAGCGGGCGTAGCGGCGTTGGTTGCCAGTGGTGCGGCGGGACGTGATGAGTCCCTTGCGTTCGTAGAAATGCAATGCTGAGACGGCGGCGCCGCTGCGAGCGGACAGCTCGCCGACCGTCAGCTCCTTGCGATCCCATGCCGGTGGTTCCATGACCTCGTCCACGGTGTGGATGCTCCAGACTCATCGACCTCAACCAGAGTTGAGGTATTAGGATACTCGGTCCAGCCCTGTCGTATACCACTACCCGCGGTGATCGTCAGTGGGTTGTGGTTGCTGGCGCGCCCGTTATGTCCCGATCTGTACTCACGGGAGCGACCACAACCCACTGACGATCACCGGCGGGCGGGGGTATTAAGGATCTCGTAAGCATGCGCCAAGCGGCACAGTGGCATGCTGGGGCACTGAGACCAGCGAAATGATGTGAGGATGGTTCATGCGTACTCGCCGGATGGTGCCCGTGTTGGCCCTGGCTGTGGTTCTAGGGCTCACTGCGTGTGGCTCGGACGACGCCGGCTCGGCCGCCTTGGACAGCACGGCAGAACCTACCGAGGCCGCCATGGGCGACGAACAAGATGAGTCGGGCGACGAGGCGGCCATGGACGGCGCCGATGAGGCCGGCGACGAGGACGCGACGGAAGACGAAGGGGCCGGGCCGGAGGAGGACGCGGTGGGCGACGACGCCTCCGATGAGGCGGACGGCGCCGAGGCGAGCGGTCCGGAGATCACTGGCACCACGCTGGACGGCGAACCCTTTGACGGTGCTGACGTCGCTGGTCAGCCCGTCGCGTTGTGGTTCTGGGCGCCATGGTGCACCAAGTGCATCGCCCAAGCACCCGCGGTGTTGTCGCTCGCGGCCGAGTACGAGGGTGAGGTGCAAATCATCGGTGTTGCCGGCGAGGCGTCCGAGGCTGAGATGCCGGAGTTCGTCGAAAGGACGAACACTGGCGGGCTGACCCATTTGGCC is a window encoding:
- a CDS encoding redoxin domain-containing protein, producing the protein MRTRRMVPVLALAVVLGLTACGSDDAGSAALDSTAEPTEAAMGDEQDESGDEAAMDGADEAGDEDATEDEGAGPEEDAVGDDASDEADGAEASGPEITGTTLDGEPFDGADVAGQPVALWFWAPWCTKCIAQAPAVLSLAAEYEGEVQIIGVAGEASEAEMPEFVERTNTGGLTHLADPDGEIWRQYGVTETSTFVFLDVDGEPVDSGRFSDNDLADRVAALS
- the soxR gene encoding redox-sensitive transcriptional activator SoxR, with protein sequence MEPPAWDRKELTVGELSARSGAAVSALHFYERKGLITSRRTTGNQRRYARSTLRRVALIRIAQRVGIPLAEIKTALDNLPNGRNPTKKDWEKLSRAWRSELDERIRKLQQIRNEFTDCIGCGCLSLNRCSLANTHDELGTHGEGPRRLIEAESA